GCGGGCGCCTGCTGAGCCTGCTGCTGCGTGGGCTGGCGGTACTGATGCGTTGGCTGGACACCGGTTATCGCGGGCCGCGACTGCCGGCGGATATCCATGCCTCGCACCGTTCGCTGACCAGCGAGGGCGTGGCGCTGTTCAACCGCCAGTATCCCCAGGGCCTGCCGTCCACCTGGGGCGGGCAGGGGCCGGAGGAGGTCGGCGGGGTGCGCTACTACTCCTGGTCCGGCACCTTGCAGCCGGGCAAGACCAACCGTGGGCGCAACCTGTTCGACGGCACCAACCGCAGCTGCCGGCTGTTCGCCAGAAGCTTCGTCCGCGAGGCCGGGCAGTGCGACGGCATGGTCGGTCGCTACAGCTCGCACCTGGGCACGGTGATCGGCGACGACTACCCCCTCGACCACTTCGATATCGTCAACCAGTCCCTGGGGCTGGTGGGCCGGGGCGCCGAGCCAATCCGCCTGTTCGTCGAGCATGCGCGACGGTTAAAGGCGGCCGGGGTGTAGCCAGCGGGCATACCGATACCCCTTCGTAGGAGCGAGGCTTGCCCGCGATGACCATCGATCAGGCAACGCTGACCTTACGCCCCAACACCCTGGTCCAGCGCTCCGACAGAATCACCCCACCCAGGGTCAGCACCCCGCCCACCAGGTGATACAGCGCCAGCTGTTCATGCAGCACCACGGCGGCGATCAGTGCGGTGATCAACGGCAGCAGGTTGAAGAACAGGGTGGTGCGGCTCGGCCCCAGGCGTACCACCGCCTGCATCCACGCCAGCGGCGCGAGCATCGAGGCCAGCAGGCAGGCATAGAGCACCAGGGGGATGTTGTGCAGGGTCAGGCCGGTTTTCGGCGAGGCCAGGAACAGTGGCAACAGCACCACCACGGCCACCAGCACCTGCAGGTACAGCAGCACCAGCGGCGGCAGGCGCAGCTGCCATTTCTTCAGCAGGGTGCTGTAGATGGCGTAGGCCAGGGTGGCGACCAGCATCATCGCGTCGCCCAGGTTCACGCCGTGCTCCAGCAAGGCGCCGAGGCTGCCGGACGACACCACCACCAGCACCCCGGCGAACGACAGCAGCGCCCCCACCAGGGCCCCGGCGGTCAGGCGCTGGCCGAGGCTGGCGATCGCCATGGCCAGCGACATCAGCGGCATCAGCGAAAGGATGATGCCCATGTTGGTGGCCGAGGTCAGGGTCGCGGCGAAGTAGGCCAGGCTCTGGTACACCGCCATGCCCAGCACGCCGAGGATGAAGATCTTGCCCAGATTCGGGCGGATCACCGCCCAGTGGGCCACCACCGCCTTGAGCAAGAACGGGGTAAACAGCAGACCGGCCAGCAGCCAGCGATAGAAACCGATTTCCGCGGGGAAGATCGCGCCGACCGCCAGCTTGTTGATCACGGTATTGCCAGCCCAGATAAAGATGGCCAGTAACGGATAAGCGTATTGCATGAGGACAACCAGAACGTTGATGAAGGGGGATTATCCACTGTCTGGATCCACGCCTATACTTCGATCCAGACAACCCGCCCCTGGATCCGGACAGCATGAGCAAAAAACACATCGACCTGCTGCCCTTCAGCGGCCTGCCGGCGCCGGTGTATTTTCGCTACGCCGATTTCGACGCCCACAGCCATGCGCTGGAACACCGTCACCCCTGGGGCTGCCTGGAGTACTCGGCCCACGGCGTGATGCACATGGAGATCGCCGGCCAGCGTTTCATGGCGCCGCCGCAGTACGCCATCTGGATCCCGCCGGACACCGAGCATAGCTTCTACAGCCCGCAGCCGATCGTGTACCGCGCCGTGTGCCTGGCCCCGGAACTGTGCCGGGCGCTGCCCGCGCAAGCCTGCACCCTGGCCATCAGCGACATCCTCAAGGCGATCCTCAAGGACTTCGCCGCGCGCGACGTGCAGATCCCCGAGCAGGAGAGCGACAGTCGCCTGGCCCAGGTGATGCTCGATCAACTGCGGCAGGCGCCGGTGCATCACGGCTACCTGCCCTACGCCAGCAGCCCGGCCCTGCTCGGGGTGCTGGAAGCGTTGCAGGCCGCGCCGGGGGATAACCGCGCGCTGGCCGACTGGGCCCGGCAGATCCATGTCAGCGAACGCACCCTGGCGCGGCAGTTCGTGCGCGAGCTGGGTATGAGCTTCGGCGAGTGGCGCCAGCGCCTGCGTTTCCTGGCTTCCATCGAAGCGCTGGACAGCCCGCGGAGCATCCAGGAAGTGGCCTTCGACATGGGCTACAGCACCGCCTCGGCGTTCATCGCGATGTTCCAGCGCCAGGCCGGTTGCACCCCCGAGCAATACCGGCGGACCAGCCTACGGAACAGGTGAAGCTGTAACAGGGTTTGTCTACACTGCGTTGGAGGCCGTGCCCGTCGGTACGGTAACAAGGAGAAAACTCCATGAAGATGCTGCGTATCCCGTTGTTGATGGTCGGTCTGCTGCTCTGCTCCCAAGGATTTGCCGCCACGGCGGCCCAACAGGCCCAGCAGGACAAGATGAAGTCGTGCAACGCCGAAGCCACCGCCAAGACCCTCAAGGGCGATGAGCGCAAGGCGTTCATGAGCACCTGCCTCAAGGCCACTCCTGCCGCGGCCGCCGTGCCCGCCACGCAACAGGAAAAAATGAAGACCTGCAACGCCGACGCTACCACCAAGGCGCTCAAGGGCGATGAGCGCAAGACCTTCATGAGCACCTGCCTGAAGAAGCAATAAGCGTCTCCCTCGCAGGCGCGGGGGGCTCTCGATCCGGTGGCGGCGGCCAGTCCGACACACCCTGTATCTTGATCGCCAGCCAACTCGCGCCTGCCGGCCTCGCCACACCCTTGCAACGCTGGCAGACTGCCAATCCTTTCACGCTGTTTGTCTTGAGGCTGTATGCCAACGTTTTCTCAGCGTCACCTGTTGTTGATCAGTTGGGTGATCATTTTCGGCGGCCTGTTGCTGCTGATTCCCCTGCGCTTGTTGCCCAGCCTGCTCGCGGGCTTGCTGGTGTTCGAGCTGGTCAACATGCTCACCCCGCAATTGCAGCGCCTGATCGAAGGGCGGCGGGCGCGCTGGCTGGCGGTCGCCCTGCTCGGCACCCTGGTGGTCAGCGTGCTGACGCTGCTGTTCGCCGGCGCCATCAGCTTCCTGCTGCACGAAGCGGAAAACCCGGGCGCTTCCCTGGACAAGTTCATGACGGTAGTGGACAAGGCGCGGGGCCAGTTGCCGCCGTTCCTCGACTCCTATCTGCCGGCCAGCGCGGCGGAGTTCCAAGTGGCCATCGGTGCCTGGGCCAGCAAGCACCTGAGCGATCTGCAACTGGTGGGCAAGGACGCGGCGCACACCTTCGTGACGCTGCTGATCGGCATGGTGCTGGGGGCGATCATCGCCTTGCAGCGCGTGCCCGACCTGACCAAGCGCAAGCCGCTGGCGGCCGCGCTGTTCGACCGCCTGCACCTGCTGGTCCAGGCCTTTCGCAACATCGTGTTCGCGCAGATCAAGATTTCCCTGCTTAACACCTTTTTCACCGGGATCTTCCTCGCGCTGATCCTGCCGCTGTTCGGCGTCAAGCTGCCGCTGACCAAGACCCTGATCGTGCTGACGTTCCTGCTGGGGCTGTTGCCGGTGATCGGCAACCTGATCTCCAACACCCTGATCACCATCGTCGGGTTGTCGCTGTCGATCTGGGTGGCCGCGGCGGCGCTGGGCTACCTGATCTTCATCCACAAGCTGGAATACTTCCTCAACGCGCGGATCGTCGGTGGGCAGATCAGTGCCAAGTCCTGGGAGCTGCTGCTGGCGATGCTGGTGTTCGAGGCGGCGTTCGGCCTGCCGGGGGTGGTGGCCGGGCCGATCTACTACGCCTACCTGAAGAGCGAATTGAAGCTGGCGGGGTTGGTCTGACCTAGGCGGACCGAGCTGACGCTATCGCGGGCAAGCCGGATCGCCGCCCGCTCGCTCCTACATGTAGGAGCGAGGCTTGCCCGCGATGGACGCGCCGCTATTCTTGATCAGCCGTAACGCTTCTTCGCTTCGATCGCCAACCCGCTGCCGATGCTGCCGAAGATATTGCCTTCGACGTGACGGGCGTTGGGCAGCATGGCCGCCACGCTCTGGCGCAGCGCCGGGATGCCGCTGGAACCGCCGGTGAAGAACACCGTATCGACCTGGTCGACGCCGACGCTGGCCGTGCCCAGCAACTGGGTGACGCTGTCGCGGATGCGCTCCAGCAGGTTGTCGATGGACGACTCGAACAGCGCGCGGCTCAGGTCGACGTCAAGGCCCGCCTCGATCCGGTCCAGGGGCACCACGCGGTTGTCGGCGTGGGTCAGCTCGATCTTGGTCTGCTCCACTTCCATGGCCAGCCAGTGCCCGGCGCGTTGCTCGATCAGCTTGAACAGGCGGTCGATGCCGCCGGTGTCCTCGATGTCGTAGCGCATGCTGCCCAGGGCCAGCTGGGACTTCTGCGAATACACCGAGTTGATGGTGTGCCAGGTCGCCAGGTTCATGTGGGTGCTGGTGGGCATGTAGGCACCGCTCTTCATCCGGCTGCCGTAGCCGAACAGCGGCATCAGGCCGGCCAGCGAGAGCTGTTTGTCGAAGTCGGTCCCGCCGATGTGCACGCCGCCGGTGGCGAGGATGTCCTCGTGGCGGTTGTCCAGGCCACGGCGCTCGGGCGACAGGCGCACCAGGGAGAAGTCCGAGGTACCGCCGCCGATGTCGACGATCAGCACCAGCTCTTCGCGCTCCAGGGTCGACTCGTAGTCGAAGGCCGCGGCGATCGGCTCGTATTGGAACGACACTTCCTTGAAGCCCAGCTTGCGCGCCACTTCGGCCAGGGTGTCTTGGGCTTCCTGGTCGGCCGCGGCGTCGTCGTCGACGAAAAACACCGGGCGGCCCAGCACCACTTCCTCGAACTCGCGGCCGGCGGCGGTTTCGGCGCGGCTCTTGAGCTGGCCGATGAACAGGCCCAGCAGGTCCTTGAAAGGCATCGCCGTGCCCAGCACGCTGGTGTCGTGCTTGATCAGCTTGGAGCCCAGCAGGCTTTTCAGCGAGCGCATCAGCCGGCCTTCGTAGCCTTCCAGGTACTCGTGCAGCGCCAGGCGGCCGTATACCGGACGGCGTTCCTCGAGGTTGAAGAAGACCACCGAGGGCAGGGTGATCTTGTCGTCTTCCAGCGCAATCAGCGTTTCCATGCCGGGGCGCAGCCAGCCGACGGTGGAGTTGGACGTGCCGAAGTCGATGCCGCAGGCACGGGCCGCAGATGCGTTTTTCATGTCTTTCGAGTTCCGGTTAAAAAACGGCCGCGCAGTGTATGCCAGTCGTTCGCAGAATCGAAGGCCGGTTATCCGCTAAATAGAAACCCGGCAGCCTTGAAAGACTATTCTTCACCCCAAACTTGCAGGCATGGGCCGGGCAGCCATCGGGCGGTCGCAAGAACCGCCGCCAGCTGCCGATAAACTTCTGCCGCGCCGCGTGAGTCACAAGTATTGAGATCGGTCAGCCCGGGCGCTGATCCAGGGTGCATGCTGTACGTCACGCCGCGCGCTATTGATAACGGATGGTGATCCTTAGATGGACTTCAAAGACTATTACAAGATTCTCGGGGTGGAGCCGACGGCGGACGACAAGGCGATCAAGGCCGCCTATCGCAAGCTGGCGCGCAAGTACCACCCGGATGTCAGCAAGGAAAAAGACGCCGAAGCCAAGTTCAAGGATGCGTCGGAAGCCTATGAGGCGCTCAAGAGCGCGGACAAGCGGGCCGAGTACGACGATCTGCGGCGCTATGGCCAGCACGGCCAGCCGTTCCAGGGCCCGCCGGGCTGGAAGGGCCGCGCGGACGCGGGCGGCTTTGGCAATGGCGGCGACTTTTCGGACTTCTTCAGTTCGATCTTCGGCAATCGCGGGCCGGGTTTCGGCGGTGGACAATCTCGCAGCGCCGGGCGCCGGGGGCAGGACGTGGAAATGGAATTACCGATCTTCCTGGAAGAGACCCTGTCGACCGAGTCGAAGAAGGTCAGCTTCCAGGTGCCGCAGTACAACGCCGCGGGCCAGCACGTCAGCAACACCAGCAAGAGCCTGAACGTGAAGATCCCGGCGGGCGTCGCCGACGGCGAGCGGATCCGCCTCAAGGGCCAGGGCGCGCCGGGCGTCGGCGGCGGGGCCAACGGCGACCTGTACCTGACCATTCGTTTCGCGCCTCATCCGAAGTTCGATATCGAGGGCGAGAACCTGATCATCACCTTGCCGCTGGCGCCCTGGGAGCTGGCGCTGGGCACCGAGGTCGCGGTGCCGACGCTCACCGGCAAGATCAACCTCAAGGTGCCGGCCGGCAGCCAGAACGGCCAGCGCATGCGCGCCAAGGGCCACGGCCTGCCGAACAAGGCCGGGCAGCGCGGTTATCTGTTCGTGCAACTCAAGGCCGTGATGCCCAAGGCGTCCGGCGAGGACGTCAAGGCGCTCTGGCAGGAGCTGGCGAAGAAAGCCGCCTTCGACCCGCGGGAGAATTTCTGATCCGCGACCACGCCTGACCTGAAACATCTGACCTGAAACAGAGGAGTCGCCGACCATGAGCACCCTGATCGTTCAGCTGGATATGGAAGAGTTCTGCGAGGTGGCCGATCTGCCGGCTGCCTATGTGATCGAAATCGTCGAGCACGGGATCCTCGATCCCCATGGCTCGGCGCCCCGGGACTGGCGCTTTACCGACTACGAACTGGCGGTGGCCAAGCGCGCCGCCAAGTTGCGGCATGACCTGGAACTGGAGTGGGAAGGCGTCGCCCTGGCGCTGGAACTGCTCGACGAAGTCCGCGAGCTGCGCAACGAAAACCAGATGCTCAGGCAACGCCTGGGGCGCCTGCTGGCCGATTGACCAAGCCTGTAGGAGCGAGGCTTGCCCGCGATAGGAACACCGCGTTTGCGCCTGCACACCGCGTTATCGTTCATCGCGAGCACGCTTCGCTCCTACAGCGATTCGACGCGGGACACGCGGGGCAGGATTACGGTGAAAGTGGTGCCTTCGACGTCGCTGGAGCTGACCTCGATGCTGCCCTGGTGGGCATTGACCACTTCCTTGACGATGAACAGGCCCAACCCCAGGCTGGTGGGCGACCCACTGGACTCTTCGCCGGAGCTGCGCACCAACGGATCGAACAGCGTGTTCAGCGCCTCCTTGGGAATCGGCTGACCCTGGTTGTGGATGGTCAGCCGTACCTGCTCGGCACCGCCAATGATGGCCACGGTCACTGTGCGATTGTCGCCACCGTGTTGCAGGGCGTTGCCGATCAGGTTCTGCAACATCTGTTCGATGCGCCGGCGATCCCAGATGCCATGGCTGGCGCCTTGCACGCTGAGCTTGGGCGTACTGCCCGGCCGGCCGGCGCAGGCTTCGTCGAGGGCCGCTTTGGCGGCGCTGGCCATGTCCATCGGCGCCGGCTCGATGGGCAGGCCGCTGCCCAGGCGGCTGCGCACGAACTCCAGCAGGTCGCCGACCATCGTCGTCATATGCCGGGAGCCGCTCTGGATCCGCGATACGTAGACCTGCGCGTCGGCGTCCAGCGCGACTTTGCGCGCCAGCAACTCGGTGGACATGCTCACCGCCTGCAAGGGCGCCCGCAGGTCGTGGCCGAGAATCGCCAGGAAGATATCCCGCGAGCGGTCGACCTGTTCGGCATAGGCCGTGGTGGATTCGGTCATCGCCTCGTCGATGGCTTCGTTGAAGCGGATCAGGTCCTGGAAATGCACGATGTCCGGCGACCCCAGTTCGGCCAGCCAGAGGCGGATCACACAGGCGCGCAGGTGGCGGAATTCCGAGGTGGTCTGTACCAGGTTGAAACCCACGTTATGGCGCAATTCGCCATGGCTGGCGGCGGCCGTATCCAGGCTTGAGCTTTTCTCCGGTGCCTGGCCCCGGGACTTGGCCGCCTGCTCGCTGTCGGTCTGGGCGCTCTGCATGTCGCGCGCGGCGGCGAGCAGGATGGATTTTGCGTGATCGCGCAGTTGCAGGTGGCTCAGGGCGTTGGCCTGCGGGGCGATGGACCTGGCGAACCGCTCCCATTCGTCGACGATGTGATCGACCTGTTGCACGATAAAGTCGGGTAGACGCATGGCCAGGGACCTTTTCAGGCGGCAAGAGAAAGGAAGAAGGAAAGGCGTTTCGATTTTAGTCGTACTTCGGCGTTTCGACACGCCGCGGCAGCGGGATTTCTTGACCGGCGGACGCCCAGGCCGGGCGCCCGCCACCAGCGGGGGGGGGGCTAGAAGAGGAAGTAGCGTTGTGCCATCGGCAGCACCTGCGCCGGTTCGCACCACAGCAGCACGCCGTCGGCCTTGACCTGGTAGGTCTGCGGGTCGACCTCGATGTTCGGCAGGTAATCGTTGTGGATCAGGTCGGTCTTTTGCACGTCGCGACAGCCCTTGACCACCGCGATCTGCTTTTTCAGCCCCAGTTGCTGCGGCACCCCGGCTTCCAGCGCGGCCTGGCTGATAAAGGTCAGGCTGGTGGCGTGGCGGCTGCCGCCGTAACTGGCGAACATCGGCCGGTAATGCACCGGCTGCGGCGTCGGGATCGACGCGTTGGCGTCGCCCATCAGGCTGGTGGCGATGGCGCCGCCCTTGAGGATCAGGGTCGGCTTGACCCCGAAGAACGCCGGGCGCCAGAGCACCAGGTCGGCCCATTTGCCGATCTCGATGGAGCCCACTTCGTGGCTGATGCCGTGGGTGATCGCCGGGTTGATGGTGTATTTGGCGATGTAGCGCTTGACCCGGAAGTTGCTGTTGCCGGCGCCGTCGCCCGGCAGCGGGCCGCGCTGGCGGTGCATCTTGTCGGCGGTCTGCCAGGTGCGCGTGATGACCTCGCCGACCCGGCCCATGGCCTGGCTGTCGGAGCTGATCATCGAGAAGGCGCCGAGGTCGTGGAGAATGTCTTCGGCGGCGATGGTTTCGCGGCGGATGCGGCTTTCGGCGAAGGCCACGTCCTCGGCGATGCTCGGATCGAGGTGATGGCAGACCATCAGCATGTCCAGGTGTTCGTCGATGGTGTTGTGGGTGAATGGCCGGGTCGGGTTGGTCGAGCTGGGCAGCACGTTGGGCAGGCCGCAGGCCTTGATGATGTCCGGGGCGTGGCCGCCGCCGGCGCCTTCGGTGTGATAGGTGTGGATGGTGCGGCCCTTGAAGGCGCCGAGGGTGGTTTCGACGAAGCCGGACTCGTTGAGGGTGTCGGTGTGGATCGCCACCTGCACGTCGTACTGGTCGGCGACGCTCAGGCAGTTGTCGATGCTGGCCGGGGTGCTGCCCCAGTCTTCATGCAGCTTGAGGCCGATGGCCCCGGCCCTGACCTGCTCGATCAGCGGCTCCGGCAGGCTGGCGTTGCCCTTGCCGGTGAAGCCGATGTTCATTGGGAAGGCGTCTGCCGCCTGGAGCATGCGCGCCATGTGCCAGGGCCCCGAGGTGCAGGTGGTGGCGTTGGTGCCGGTGGCGGGCCCCGTACCGCCGCCGATCATGGTGGTGACGCCGCTCGCCAGCGCCTCCTCGATCTGCTGCGGGCAGATGAAGTGGATGTGGGTGTCGATGCCGCCCGCGGTGAGGATCATGCCCTCGCCGGCGATCACTTCGGTGCTGGCGCCGATGGCGATGGTCACGTCCGGCTGGATATCCGGGTTGCCGGCCTTGCCGATGGCTTTGACGCGCCCGTCCTTGAGGCCGACGTCGGCTTTGACGATGCCCCAGTGATCGATGATCAGGGCATTGGTGATCAGGGTGTCGACCACCTCGGCCGCCAGCAGCTGGCCCTGGCCCATGCCGTCGCGGATCACCTTGCCGCCGCCGAACTTCACTTCTTCGCCATAGGTGGTGAAGTCCTTCTCGACCTCGATCCACAGCTCGGTATCGGCCAGGCGCACCTTGTCGCCGACGGTGGGGCCGAACATGTCGGCGTAGGCTTGTCTTGAAATCTTCATGTACTGGCCCTGGGATTCAATTGGATTTGAGACCGCTCGCGTAGCTCGCTATCGCGGGCAAGCTCGCTCCTACACATACAGCGCGATCCCGTAGGAGCGAGGCTTGCCCGCGATGGCGTCAGAACAGGCAATGCACCTTAAAGGTCGCCCATCACCCGCCCGGCAAAGCCGAACACCCGGCGATGCCCGGCCAGCTCCACCAGTTCCACTTCGCGGGTCTGGCCCGGCTCGAAGCGCACGGCGGTGCCGGCCGGGATATTCAGGCGCATGCCACGGCTGGCGGCGCGGTCGAAGCTCAGGGCGTCGTTGGTTTCGAAAAAGTGATAGTGCGAGCCCACCTGGATCGGTCGGTCGCCGCTGTTGGCGACGCTCAGGCTGAGGGTGCGGCGGCCGGCGTTGAGTTCGATGTCGCCGGGCTGGATCTGGTATTGGCCTGGAATCATACGGGTTGCCCCAGAGTCTTGAAGTAAATGGCGGTCGGGCTGTAGCTGCCGTCCGGGCTTTGGCAATAGTTCGGCAATTCGCCGACCCGGGTATAACCCAGGGCGCTGTAGAAGGCCTCGGCGTCGGAGCCGGCCTCGGTGTCCAGGTACAGCAGGCCGCGCTTATGCTGGCGCGCCGCGTGTTCCACGGCGTTCATCAATTGCTGGCCCATGCCGCGGCGGCGGGCGTCGTGGCGCACTTGCAGCTTCTGCACCTCGGCGCGGTTGAGGCCGTTGGGCTTCTGGCACAGGGCCAGTTGCACGCTGGCCAGGACCACCTCGTCCTGCACCACCACCCACAGCAGCAGGCTGCCGTCGGCGATGCTGGCCTGCACGCCGTTGACGTAGGCGCTGGCCTGTTCCTGGTCGAGGTCGGCCATGAAACCGATCGAGGCGCCGTGACCCACGGCGTCGAACAACAGATCAATCAAGCCCTGACGATAATGGGCAAAGCTCTCCGCATGGACTCGACGCAAATGGGCAGTGTTCATCACTAGTTCTCTGGGTGGGTGGAGGGCGGTGGCGCCCCCGGATCGAGGGTCAGTTGCATGAAGGTCAGGTCCAGCCAGCGGCCGAACTTGGTGCCCACCTGCGGCATCTGTCCGGTGGTGACGAACCCCAGGCGTTCGTGCAGGCGGATCGAGG
This portion of the Pseudomonas sp. MRSN 12121 genome encodes:
- a CDS encoding triacylglycerol lipase encodes the protein MSQELATRYPLVLVPGMLGFVRLVVYSYWFGIEAALRRGGATVIAVQVSPLHSSEVRGEQLLARIAEIRRETGADKVNLIGHSQGALTARYAAAKRPEWVASVTSVAGPNHGSELADYIERHHSIDTLRGRLLSLLLRGLAVLMRWLDTGYRGPRLPADIHASHRSLTSEGVALFNRQYPQGLPSTWGGQGPEEVGGVRYYSWSGTLQPGKTNRGRNLFDGTNRSCRLFARSFVREAGQCDGMVGRYSSHLGTVIGDDYPLDHFDIVNQSLGLVGRGAEPIRLFVEHARRLKAAGV
- a CDS encoding DMT family transporter — its product is MQYAYPLLAIFIWAGNTVINKLAVGAIFPAEIGFYRWLLAGLLFTPFLLKAVVAHWAVIRPNLGKIFILGVLGMAVYQSLAYFAATLTSATNMGIILSLMPLMSLAMAIASLGQRLTAGALVGALLSFAGVLVVVSSGSLGALLEHGVNLGDAMMLVATLAYAIYSTLLKKWQLRLPPLVLLYLQVLVAVVVLLPLFLASPKTGLTLHNIPLVLYACLLASMLAPLAWMQAVVRLGPSRTTLFFNLLPLITALIAAVVLHEQLALYHLVGGVLTLGGVILSERWTRVLGRKVSVA
- a CDS encoding helix-turn-helix transcriptional regulator, with translation MSKKHIDLLPFSGLPAPVYFRYADFDAHSHALEHRHPWGCLEYSAHGVMHMEIAGQRFMAPPQYAIWIPPDTEHSFYSPQPIVYRAVCLAPELCRALPAQACTLAISDILKAILKDFAARDVQIPEQESDSRLAQVMLDQLRQAPVHHGYLPYASSPALLGVLEALQAAPGDNRALADWARQIHVSERTLARQFVRELGMSFGEWRQRLRFLASIEALDSPRSIQEVAFDMGYSTASAFIAMFQRQAGCTPEQYRRTSLRNR
- a CDS encoding PsiF family protein, with translation MKMLRIPLLMVGLLLCSQGFAATAAQQAQQDKMKSCNAEATAKTLKGDERKAFMSTCLKATPAAAAVPATQQEKMKTCNADATTKALKGDERKTFMSTCLKKQ
- a CDS encoding AI-2E family transporter, with protein sequence MPTFSQRHLLLISWVIIFGGLLLLIPLRLLPSLLAGLLVFELVNMLTPQLQRLIEGRRARWLAVALLGTLVVSVLTLLFAGAISFLLHEAENPGASLDKFMTVVDKARGQLPPFLDSYLPASAAEFQVAIGAWASKHLSDLQLVGKDAAHTFVTLLIGMVLGAIIALQRVPDLTKRKPLAAALFDRLHLLVQAFRNIVFAQIKISLLNTFFTGIFLALILPLFGVKLPLTKTLIVLTFLLGLLPVIGNLISNTLITIVGLSLSIWVAAAALGYLIFIHKLEYFLNARIVGGQISAKSWELLLAMLVFEAAFGLPGVVAGPIYYAYLKSELKLAGLV
- a CDS encoding Hsp70 family protein, with protein sequence MKNASAARACGIDFGTSNSTVGWLRPGMETLIALEDDKITLPSVVFFNLEERRPVYGRLALHEYLEGYEGRLMRSLKSLLGSKLIKHDTSVLGTAMPFKDLLGLFIGQLKSRAETAAGREFEEVVLGRPVFFVDDDAAADQEAQDTLAEVARKLGFKEVSFQYEPIAAAFDYESTLEREELVLIVDIGGGTSDFSLVRLSPERRGLDNRHEDILATGGVHIGGTDFDKQLSLAGLMPLFGYGSRMKSGAYMPTSTHMNLATWHTINSVYSQKSQLALGSMRYDIEDTGGIDRLFKLIEQRAGHWLAMEVEQTKIELTHADNRVVPLDRIEAGLDVDLSRALFESSIDNLLERIRDSVTQLLGTASVGVDQVDTVFFTGGSSGIPALRQSVAAMLPNARHVEGNIFGSIGSGLAIEAKKRYG
- a CDS encoding DnaJ C-terminal domain-containing protein; translation: MDFKDYYKILGVEPTADDKAIKAAYRKLARKYHPDVSKEKDAEAKFKDASEAYEALKSADKRAEYDDLRRYGQHGQPFQGPPGWKGRADAGGFGNGGDFSDFFSSIFGNRGPGFGGGQSRSAGRRGQDVEMELPIFLEETLSTESKKVSFQVPQYNAAGQHVSNTSKSLNVKIPAGVADGERIRLKGQGAPGVGGGANGDLYLTIRFAPHPKFDIEGENLIITLPLAPWELALGTEVAVPTLTGKINLKVPAGSQNGQRMRAKGHGLPNKAGQRGYLFVQLKAVMPKASGEDVKALWQELAKKAAFDPRENF
- a CDS encoding chaperone modulator CbpM yields the protein MSTLIVQLDMEEFCEVADLPAAYVIEIVEHGILDPHGSAPRDWRFTDYELAVAKRAAKLRHDLELEWEGVALALELLDEVRELRNENQMLRQRLGRLLAD
- a CDS encoding sensor histidine kinase KdpD; protein product: MRLPDFIVQQVDHIVDEWERFARSIAPQANALSHLQLRDHAKSILLAAARDMQSAQTDSEQAAKSRGQAPEKSSSLDTAAASHGELRHNVGFNLVQTTSEFRHLRACVIRLWLAELGSPDIVHFQDLIRFNEAIDEAMTESTTAYAEQVDRSRDIFLAILGHDLRAPLQAVSMSTELLARKVALDADAQVYVSRIQSGSRHMTTMVGDLLEFVRSRLGSGLPIEPAPMDMASAAKAALDEACAGRPGSTPKLSVQGASHGIWDRRRIEQMLQNLIGNALQHGGDNRTVTVAIIGGAEQVRLTIHNQGQPIPKEALNTLFDPLVRSSGEESSGSPTSLGLGLFIVKEVVNAHQGSIEVSSSDVEGTTFTVILPRVSRVESL
- the ureC gene encoding urease subunit alpha translates to MKISRQAYADMFGPTVGDKVRLADTELWIEVEKDFTTYGEEVKFGGGKVIRDGMGQGQLLAAEVVDTLITNALIIDHWGIVKADVGLKDGRVKAIGKAGNPDIQPDVTIAIGASTEVIAGEGMILTAGGIDTHIHFICPQQIEEALASGVTTMIGGGTGPATGTNATTCTSGPWHMARMLQAADAFPMNIGFTGKGNASLPEPLIEQVRAGAIGLKLHEDWGSTPASIDNCLSVADQYDVQVAIHTDTLNESGFVETTLGAFKGRTIHTYHTEGAGGGHAPDIIKACGLPNVLPSSTNPTRPFTHNTIDEHLDMLMVCHHLDPSIAEDVAFAESRIRRETIAAEDILHDLGAFSMISSDSQAMGRVGEVITRTWQTADKMHRQRGPLPGDGAGNSNFRVKRYIAKYTINPAITHGISHEVGSIEIGKWADLVLWRPAFFGVKPTLILKGGAIATSLMGDANASIPTPQPVHYRPMFASYGGSRHATSLTFISQAALEAGVPQQLGLKKQIAVVKGCRDVQKTDLIHNDYLPNIEVDPQTYQVKADGVLLWCEPAQVLPMAQRYFLF
- a CDS encoding urease subunit beta, yielding MIPGQYQIQPGDIELNAGRRTLSLSVANSGDRPIQVGSHYHFFETNDALSFDRAASRGMRLNIPAGTAVRFEPGQTREVELVELAGHRRVFGFAGRVMGDL
- a CDS encoding N-acetyltransferase; protein product: MNTAHLRRVHAESFAHYRQGLIDLLFDAVGHGASIGFMADLDQEQASAYVNGVQASIADGSLLLWVVVQDEVVLASVQLALCQKPNGLNRAEVQKLQVRHDARRRGMGQQLMNAVEHAARQHKRGLLYLDTEAGSDAEAFYSALGYTRVGELPNYCQSPDGSYSPTAIYFKTLGQPV